One region of Gossypium raimondii isolate GPD5lz chromosome 6, ASM2569854v1, whole genome shotgun sequence genomic DNA includes:
- the LOC105772989 gene encoding filament-like plant protein 4: MDRHWPWKKKSSDKAHKAAAAAATTTVDAAANVAAPAAAQGNEDVPKKPKYVQISVESYSHLTALEDRVKLYDERVRSLEEEIKDLNEKLDAANSEISTKEDMVKQHAKVAEEAVSGWEKAEAEALALKNHLESVTLSKLTAEDRASHLDGALKECMRQIRNLKEEHEQKVQDVVASKNKQCEKIKLEFEARISNLDQELLKFEADNAAITRSLQERSNMLVKISEEKSRAEAEIELLKGNIESCEREINTLKYEIHVVSKELEIRNEEKNMSMRSAQVANKQHMEDVKKIAKLEAECQRLRGLVRKKLPGPAALAQMKLEVESLGRDYGDTRLKRSPVRPSTPHLPAVSEFSLDNVQKFQKENEFLTVRLLAMEEETKMLKEALAKRNSELQASRSLCAKTSSKLQSLEAHLSRSPSKAEVYSSQNASTPPSGTSVSEDGNDDDRSCAESWATALVSELSQFKKEKGTDTPNKNENSKHLDLMDDFLEMEKLACSSNDSTTNGAINISGCTNDKVSETVNGDASGEITCKEPDVDELPAMKLRAKLSMVLESISKDADVQKILEDIKCAMQDSENGVLEQLHDSDVTCSDQACPGDASLTAEKEIAMSAGDKLTSENVQTLSRDLAAAVLQIHDFVLPLGDEARAVDDISFDGNGLSHKIGEFSVTYNKVLCGNVSLDDFVLDLSSVLVRASELRFNVLGYKGNEVEINSPDCIDKVALPENKVTQNGSLGGIYENGCAHISSPTSNPEVPDDGNLVSDFESKQLSKFSLEEFEELKLEKESLAMDLSRCTENLEITKSKLHETELLLTEAKSQLASAQKSNSLAETQLKCMAESYRSLEKHAEELATELNIFRVKTETFENELQDEKKGHHDALARCKELEEHLQSKEICSVCSSAANIDRTSKQEKELAAAAEKLAECQETIFLLGKQLKAFRPQTETKGSPYNERIPGFHEDETVTSSINLHDLNQAEIETAGSGNASRSCAESPMESSFNTPCSPSDTEANLLRSPINSNNSNHRSTMSSSESSSSTPTPEKQSRGFSRFFSSKAKNGH, translated from the exons ATGGACCGTCATTGGCCTTGGAAGAAAAAATCATCTGATAAAGCTCATAAAGCCGCCGCCGCTGCCGCCACCACTACGGTGGATGCTGCCGCTAACGTTGCGGCTCCAGCTGCAGCTCAAGGCAATGAG GATGTGCCGAAAAAACCGAAGTACGTTCAAATCTCGGTGGAATCGTATTCACATCTCACTGCTTTGGAGGATCGAGTGAAATTGTATGATGAACGAGTTAGGTCATTGGAGGAGGAGATTAAGGACTTGAACGAAAAGCTCGATGCGGCGAATTCGGAGATTTCTACCAAGGAAGACATGGTGAAACAACATGCTAAAGTAGCCGAAGAAGCCGTCTCAG GTTGGGAAAAAGCCGAAGCAGAGGCATTGGCATTGAAGAATCACCTTGAATCTGTTACACTTTCGAAGCTCACTGCCGAAGATCGGGCATCGCACTTAGACGGTGCGCTCAAGGAGTGCATGCGGCAAATCCGGAATCTGAAGGAAGAACATGAGCAGAAGGTGCAAGACGTGGTGGCGAGCAAAAACAAGCAATGTGAAAAGATTAAACTCGAGTTTGAAGCTAGGATTTCTAATTTAGACCAAGAGCTCCTTAAGTTCGAAGCCGACAATGCCGCGATTACGAGGTCTTTGCAAGAACGTTCTAACATGCTGGTTAAGATTAGCGAAGAGAAATCACGAGCTGAGGCTGAGATCGAGCTTCTAAAGGGTAATATTGAATCGTGCGAAAGGGAAATCAATACCTTGAAGTATGAAATCCATGTAGTTTCGAAAGAGCTCGAAATTCGTAACGAAGAAAAGAACATGAGTATGAGGTCTGCACAAGTGGCTAACAAGCAGCATATGGAGGATGTTAAAAAGATAGCAAAGCTCGAAGCAGAATGCCAAAGATTACGTGGTCTTGTGCGGAAAAAGTTGCCCGGTCCGGCTGCACTCGCTCAAATGAAGCTAGAGGTCGAGAGTTTAGGACGGGATTACGGAGATACACGATTAAAGAGGTCTCCTGTTCGGCCTTCTACTCCACACTTGCCGGCCGTGAGTGAATTTTCACTCGACAATGTGCAGAAATTCCAAAAAGAGAATGAGTTTCTCACAGTACGTTTATTGGCAATGGAAGAAGAAACGAAGATGTTGAAAGAAGCGTTAGCAAAACGTAATAGTGAGCTACAAGCTTCAAGGAGTCTGTGTGCTAAGACGTCGAGCAAGCTTCAGAGTTTAGAAGCACACCTTTCCCGAAGTCCCTCAAAAGCAGAAGTTTACTCGAGTCAAAATGCTAGTACTCCGCCGAGTGGTACTTCCGTATCCGAAGACGGTAATGATGATGACAGAAGCTGCGCCGAATCATGGGCGACAGCTTTAGTTTCCGAGCTCTCTCAattcaaaaaggaaaagggtACCGATACGCCGAACAAAAACGAAAATTCAAAGCACTTGGACCTTATGGACGACTTTCTCGAGATGGAGAAGTTGGCTTGTTCTTCAAATGATTCAACTACAAACGGTGCAATCAACATTTCAGGTTGTACCAACGATAAGGTATCTGAAACCGTTAATGGTGATGCTTCTGGAGAGATTACTTGCAAGGAACCCGATGTAGATGAATTGCCAGCTATGAAGCTTCGAGCAAAGCTCTCTATGGTGCTTGAATCGATATCTAAGGATGCAGATGTGCAGAAAATTTTGGAGGACATCAAATGTGCTATGCAGGACTCAGAGAATGGTGTCTTGGAGCAATTGCACGATTCTGATGTCACATGCAGTGATCAAGCTTGTCCCGGAGATGCTAGCTTAACCGCAGAGAAGGAAATTGCTATGTCTGCAGGTGATAAGTTGACTTCGGAAAATGTGCAAACCTTAAGTCGAGATTTAGCTGCTGCGGTTTTGCAGATTCATGACTTTGTACTGCCCCTAGGAGACGAAGCCAGGGCAGTTGATGATATATCTTTCGATGGCAATGGATTAAGCCATAAAATTGGCGAGTTCTCCGTCACCTACAACAAGGTTTTATGCGGCAACGTAAGTTTGGATGATTTTGTTCTTGATCTTTCTTCTGTTTTAGTCAGAGCTAGTGAATTAAGATTCAATGTGCTTGGCTACAAGGGTAATGAAGTTGAAATAAATAGTCCGGATTGCATAGACAAGGTCGCTTTACCGGAGAATAAGGTGACACAAAACGGTTCATTGGGAGgaatatatgaaaatggatgtGCCCACATTTCAAGTCCGACTTCTAATCCTGAGGTTCCTGATGACGGAAACTTGGTCTCGGACTTTGAATCAAAACAATTGAGCAAATTCTCGTTGGAAGAGTTCGAGGAACTGAAGTTGGAGAAAGAAAGCTTGGCGATGGATCTTTCTCGATGTACCGAAAACCTGGAGATAACCAAGTCTAAATTACACGAAACCGAATTGCTTCTAACAGAAGCTAAATCTCAATTGGCTTCTGCTCAGAAATCAAACAGCTTGGCTGAGACACAGCTTAAGTGCATGGCAGAGTCGTATAGATCACTCGAAAAGCATGCAGAGGAGTTAGCGACTGAGCTGAACATTTTCCGGGTAAAAACCGAAACTTTTGAAAATGAGCTTCAAGATGAAAAGAAAGGTCATCATGATGCTTTAGCTAGATGTAAAGAACTTGAAGAGCATTTGCAAAG CAAGGAAATCTGCTCGGTTTGTTCTTCAGCAGCCAATATTGACCGCACGAGCAAGCAG GAGAAAGAATTAGCAGCTGCGGCAGAGAAATTAGCAGAATGTCAAGAAACCATATTCCTTCTCGGCAAGCAATTAAAAGCTTTCCGCCCTCAAACCGAAACGAAGGGATCGCCGTACAACGAGAGGATACCAGGTTTCCATGAGGATGAAACCGTTACCAGCAGCATTAACTTGCATGATCTAAACCAGGCAGAGATAGAAACAGCTGGTTCGGGGAATGCAAGCAGATCGTGTGCAGAATCACCCATGGAGTCATCATTTAACACCCCATGCAGCCCTTCAGATACTGAAGCAAACCTTTTGAGATCACCAATCAACTCGAACAACTCAAATCACAGGTCTACCATGTCAAGCTCCGAGTCTTCCTCGTCTACACCGACACCGGAGAAACAATCTCGAGGCTTTAGTAGATTCTTTTCCTCCAAAGCGAAGAACGGGCATTAA
- the LOC105774647 gene encoding indole-3-acetic acid-induced protein ARG7, with the protein MSSSAGLGKCSKIRHIVRLRQMLRQWRNKARMSASRIPSDVPAGHVAVTVGTSCRRFVVRATHLNHPVFRKLLIQAEEEYGFTNQGPLAIPCDETVFEEVIRFISRSESGHSAAAKFVNIEGNCHVGMWSNKLDLWTESRPLLNGLAEKTIW; encoded by the coding sequence ATGTCGTCGTCGGCGGGACTTGGAAAATGCAGCAAGATCCGCCACATTGTGAGGCTCCGACAAATGCTGCGGCAGTGGAGGAACAAGGCTCGCATGTCGGCCAGTCGTATCCCGTCTGATGTTCCGGCGGGACATGTGGCGGTCACAGTGGGGACTAGTTGCCGGAGGTTCGTCGTCAGGGCGACGCACTTGAACCACCCCGTGTTTAGGAAACTCCTCATCCAAGCCGAAGAAGAGTACGGATTCACTAACCAAGGCCCATTGGCGATCCCCTGCGACGAGACGGTATTCGAGGAAGTGATCCGGTTCATTTCTCGGTCGGAGTCGGGTCACTCCGCCGCCGCTAAGTTCGTCAACATCGAGGGTAACTGTCACGTCGGAATGTGGAGTAATAAGCTCGATTTGTGGACCGAATCTCGACCGTTACTCAATGGGTTGGCTGAAaaaacaatttggtaa
- the LOC105771496 gene encoding protein SMALL AUXIN UP-REGULATED RNA 51, protein MAIDKKPNRLPQTAVIKQILKRCSSLGKKQQSYDDQQQQGGLPLDVPKGHFVVYVGQNRSRYIVPISFLTRPEFQKLLHQAEEEFGFDHDMGLTIPCEEVVFQSLTSMLR, encoded by the coding sequence atgGCTATCGACAAGAAACCAAACAGATTGCCTCAAACAGCTGTTATCAAACAAATCCTCAAGAGATGTTCAAGTTTGGGTAAGAAACAACAAAGCTACGATGATCAACAACAACAAGGAGGGCTGCCATTGGATGTCCCAAAAGGTCATTTCGTTGTGTATGTTGGTCAAAACAGGAGTAGATACATTGTCCCTATCTCTTTCTTGACCCGACCCGAATTCCAGAAGTTGCTCCATCAAGCTGAAGAAGAATTCGGGTTTGATCATGATATGGGTCTCACTATTCCTTGTGAAGAAGTTGTGTTCCAGTCCCTAACATCCATGCTCAGATGA